DNA sequence from the Mauremys mutica isolate MM-2020 ecotype Southern chromosome 9, ASM2049712v1, whole genome shotgun sequence genome:
tgctcaagacttttttttttttactgataggggtgcgcgatcaaaaaagtttaGAGACCActagtctacaccaggggtttgGTGGCTATAGCTACGTCTCTCTGAacgtgtggatttttcacaccctgagaggtGTAGCTATACCAATGTAAAAGTCCTAGTATAGACCAAGCCTTAGTTAGGGGACTCCTCAGGTCCCTTTAAGTAGAATGtacagctgctttgtgctgctggagTAGTGCTGAAGATATGGCCCCAGATGTCTTCCGCCTACAATGCTAAATATGAAGTGATTTAAAAGTCCTCAAAGTAATATATATTAGAGGATTCTAGCTACATTAATTGTATACAGCAAAATCAAAAGATAAATTATTTAAACACTGTCTATTTATATGAACATATCTATGTACTATCTAGAAAAGAGGTCTCAAGTCAGCCTCTACCAAAAAGGCTGATGTGGCTGGCATGTGAGGAAACCTTAAAGTCATAAACAATATAGTTTTTGAACTGAGGGTGTTAGCATAGGGAAAAGATAACTTAagaaatataaatgtataaataCCAAAACTGTCAAATTACTTATGGTGTATAATTAGGAGTAATGGGATTAATAGGCTGACTATCAGGAAGAACTTCCTGATAGTGAGCTCTGTTAGAGTATGGAGAAGTGGTGAAAACCCTCTGGCTTGGGACATTTAAAACGAAATTAGGCAAAGCACTAGAAAAAGTATTGTAGAGAACAACACACCATTGCCTCAGACGGATAGACTAGATGCATTTTAGATCTTTTCCTTCTCCAGTTACTATAATttcacttaaattaaaaaaaaaatctttcagctaTGAAATTTGGAAAAATCTTTCATGTCTTACAAAGTGGTCACACCATACCCAGATCCTACATTTTATACTTAAGCAAAACTCCTATTAATTTAAATGGGAGTTTTATCTGACTAAGGGACACAGAACTAGATAGCTTTTTTATTACTAGAGAGAATCTGAGGTTTAGTATGACAGTTCACAGCATGTAGACAATAGGTACCAACATTATTTATGGCAAGGTATCTTATGTTTCTTTCACAAGTTAAAACATTCTGAACCTTATTGTTacatgttaaatttaaaaaatgtttgggaTTTTGTTCCAGTTGTACCACAATCCATATTTTAGAAGAGGGTGCCCCTTTCTCATTCAGAGAATGAAGAGAAGAGTTGGCATCAAAAGTAATGAACAGCCAAATCCCATCAGTCCTAATTTGAAGAGAAGAAAGCCAGCTGCTCCAAAGAAATATATTTCCTTTCAAGATTCAGTTCAGCCAAATGATTTGCAAACACCTTGTCTACAAGAAACAATGCATAAAAATCTACAAAATAATTCAATAAATGCAGGGAATGGCAAAATGAACCATTCCTACCCAGTCTCTACACCATGGCCTTTGGAAAATGGAACTCTGAACTCCATTCAAAATGGTATTTATAACCAGCAAAGAAATCTATCTATGGATATTAATGCCACCAGCTCAATTTGTCCATATTTTCCTCTGACTTCAGAAACAGGGCTTGAATCCTCAATGGGACTCCACCGTTTACCTTCaacttaccaggactttgtgttCATGAATGCTCAGTTTACTACTTTAATGTCCTTTTGGAACCCCTGGCTTTCAATGTTGATGGCAGCAACTTCATCTATTCCTTTGACAGAAACTCTCAACCAACAGTTTACTTTTCCAGGTCAGCCATGTTCTTTATGCAACTGCTATGGTAACACTGAGCCTTCTGCCAGCTGTGATTCTGCAAATTCGAATTCTGCAGAACTCTTGTGACTGACAAATTACAGTTTATAATGGCTGAATCAGAtcatgtcttttaaaaataatatacaattAAACTGGTTAAAAAGTCTAAGTAATGGGAGTATTTATTTCTTCTCTACACTTAAGTTTCCTAGGTAGCCAGCATAAACAAGCCTGAGTTAGAGATTCTTAAAAATGCATGCTTCCACCCACCAGATGTAAAACAAGTCAAGTAGTAGTACTCTAACAAATCTTTTAGACATAGGGATCATATACCCCAATCCTGGCACTCAGAACTTCACAGAACTGGGGCCCGTCTTTAGAAGTCCATTCCTTTGGCATGATTCCTAGTGAAGGTTTAAGGGAAGAAGATCTAATTATCTGTAAACTTCTTGTATTTGTACTAGTACTTCACAACTATTATTAAAAAAACCAGACTCTCAAAAAGTAAGTTTCCTTTTTGTAGCCACAACATTAACTCCCTGGAGCATTACATTCAGTTCTGGTCAGTGCCAGAAAAGATACTGACAAATTGGCGAGAGTTCAAAGAACTATAATAGTTGTAGGGATTGGCTTATCAGGAACAATTATAAAAGGCTTGTATTAAAAAAatgccaagaaaaaaaacaaagtggAGGAGGAAAGTGTATTTGAAGGGTGCAAGTATCTCAGATGGAGAATTATTTAGGGAAATTCCAAGGGGGGAACTAGAATTAACAGGATGAagtaaaaaatggaaaaatgaaaaGCTTCCTGGCAGTGAGATCTCTGTCACTGTCTAATAGTTTTCAGTTGAGCTGGTGGAAGCCACCTGGGGACATATAAAGCTGTGTAGATAAACATTAGAAAATGTACTCCAGGGAAGAATTCTGTTCTGGCCATTGGGGGATAGACTGGATTTCCGAATAGGTCTCTTTCATTTCTAGTTTCAAGGAGTCCAGAATTCTGTGACAATTTAGATACCCACAATCCTCATATTTAAAACTCATGAGGGTAGTAACAATTACATTTAACCCGTATTTGCATTGAGACATCTCAATTTCTATTAACAGTTACATTTCCTCCACTGAAGAGGAGGGGACAGGGGAGTAACAATACGGTAAAAATCTATCTTAAGTGATCAGAGGAGAGGCTGAAAAATATACTAAATTTAAAGCTCAGAATTATAAAACAGTATATAGCTCCAGATTAATTTATTTGAAAGTGTAAATGGGAAAACTAAGAGAGGTTGAAACATGTTCAGTGATCTCAATCAGATGTCCAAAGCAATATGGCAATCTTTATTTTAGGGAACATCCTCACCCCTGCCAAACTCAGGTAGCTGGACTTCATGCAAAAAGAGAACCACAGAGATACCCAAAATTTCAGAAGTGGTAACACAGGCATTTCACCAGTGCTGCAATAGCATCTTAAATACATGTTCCCCGTCATGCAGAGGAGACTTATTAATGGATCCACATAATTTCAAATCCATCAACTActgttcctccccagcccagcccagcctgcctccTCTAGCTGTGTGTGTCAGGTCACAGAGGGTTCTATGGAGTAGAGTGCTATGGTGGGCAAGGACAGCGGGGCCCTGTGCAGGAGCCAATATTCAATGTGACTGCTCTAGCTGGGGCCTAAGGACAGGCCTGAATTTGCCCTTTGTCAATTAATTTGTAATCTTTGAGCAGAATAGTGATTTTTTTGTGCTTAATTTTAATTCAGTATTTAATTTCCCACCATTTACCAGTGTTTTCCATCTTAAATTAGAATACTAAAATCTATTGCATTTGTTCAGTTACACTTTTTACAAATGCATCTACAACACCAAACATGTTCTTGTCCTCCCAAGTACTAGTCATGCTATAGAGTCTATAAAGGGGAACCAAAAACTCTATCATTAATGCAAAGGAGTGTCTGAATATTATTAGATATAACTTctgtttatatagcacttttgATGCCAAAGGATAAAAGGCACTTTATAAACTTAAACTGTTATAAAGAAATTGCATCATCCCACTAATGAAATGTAACCACCGCTGGAAAGCACAGCAGCACATAGCAACACCAACTACCCTCTTAGGGTAGGAGGTGAAGGAGAATACTGTACAAGAAATTGTAATGGGAATTTGAATAGGCAGACTGAATCCATAATTTGAACTAAATGTAAAGGGAAAGCTAGATATTATActgcacatttttgttttgttactacCTACATATGTAGGGAAAAATTAAATGCTTACAAACATTTGAGAAGAAAttcatattttatttcaaaataagacCTATGTCCTAGAATAAGAGTTCTGAAACACTGATGCTGAATTTTAAATTAGTCCTCCTTTAATCCTaaaacttaaacacatgcttaactttacttacATGAGTAGTTCttctgaagttaaaaaaaattataggaGTCCATGGGACTATTCATATGCATAAATCTTTCTAGGACCAGGGCCCAAGTTTCTATTTACAACAAATATACTTTTCCGTTCCATTATCATCCCACAGCCTGATGCAGCCACACCTCCTTTTAGGTTTCAACATTTAAAATAGGTACATCTATACTcagtatattaaaaaaattaaaatttacaaATTGTCCATGTGTACACATACAAGACACTTAAAAAACAATATAGACATCAATAATGGTCCTTACAATGACATCTCTTCTTTAGTTGTTAGAAAAATAATTCCATACATTTTCTCATTATTTCAACTTCTTATTATGGGgtcacaaaaaacaaagaaaaaactcAAATCAGTTTTTGCCTCATATCGATTTCTATAAAAACCATTCACCATGAATACATTCCAGATGATagcttggggaaaaaataaaaatcacctaCATATATGAAGCTAAACTAATGACATCTGACACTACAGCTTTACACTCAGGTAGGCACAGATATAGCTTAATGTTCCAAAGGGATCAGTTCCTTTGGGATATCCACTTGCCATACATCTTTGCCCCCTTTAGCAGGAATTGGTTTCAGTAGCCATCTTGGATTTGAAACAACAGTCAAGTATTTCTGCTCCAGGCTAGTGAGTACAGCTTGATTTTCCAGCTCCAAAATCTTTTCAGGAGATACATTTTCTGGATACTCTGAGGTCTCTCCAATGTCAACTAGCCCTGTATTATAAATACAAAAGTTACTTGGCAGATTAGTTCCCCTCCCCAACAGAAGTGTTCCAAAA
Encoded proteins:
- the LOC123377242 gene encoding heat shock transcription factor, Y-linked-like, which produces MATNTSEKEDKFKVMFDMAVALISTDKKPFSPEKLDKKLSSAVSLMLDQNIPDLPVKDILEEHAYEVQEDAGFSKKLHCRSCNQSKVESGEINVLLSLSFPKKLWKIVESDEFKSIGWNDHGDCVIIDELCFQREILDRRGILRIFDTDSMKSFIRQLNLYGFSKIRKNITLPHFQAEKNRTRTRILLYHNPYFRRGCPFLIQRMKRRVGIKSNEQPNPISPNLKRRKPAAPKKYISFQDSVQPNDLQTPCLQETMHKNLQNNSINAGNGKMNHSYPVSTPWPLENGTLNSIQNGIYNQQRNLSMDINATSSICPYFPLTSETGLESSMGLHRLPSTYQDFVFMNAQFTTLMSFWNPWLSMLMAATSSIPLTETLNQQFTFPGQPCSLCNCYGNTEPSASCDSANSNSAELL